The Iamia sp. SCSIO 61187 genomic sequence CCGCCTCCTCGTAGGGCGCGGCCCAGTCGGGGCACGGGCCGGACCCGTCGTCGACCCACAGCCACAGCCGCACCCGGGGGACCCGGTCGCGGATCCGCTCGATGGTGTCGACGAACGCCCCGTGGAACACCACGGCGACGGCGTCGGCGTTGTCCCAGAGGTAGACGAGCTCGTCGTCGGCGTAGCGGTAGTTCGTGTTGAGCGGGGCCAGCCCGGCCTTCCACGACGCGTACACCGACTCCAGGTACTCGGGGCCGTTGTAGAGGTACTGGGCCACCTTGTCCTGCTCGGACACACCCGAGGCCAGGAGGGCGTGGGCCACGCCGTTGGCGCGCTCGTCGAACTGCTTCCAGGTGTACCGCCGCTCCCCCTGGACCTGGGCCTGCGCCTCAGGGATCTGCTCGGCGATGACCTCCCAGACCTCAGCGAAGTTCCAACCGTTCGTGGGCATCAGGCTCTGGCTCCCGAGGGGGTCGCGGACGGAGGCGGAGCGTACCGTCCGGGCGCCGTGGGTCGGCAGCCGGCCGCGGCGACGGGACCGGGCTTCGCGCTGGGGCACCCGGTCGAGATCGCGGCATGATGGGTCACATGAGCAACCCGTTGCTGAACCCGGACAAGTTCGGCCCCGCCGCCGGACCGCCCACGGCGTGGCCGGGTCAGCCGGGGGCCCCCGTGCCGCCCGCCCCCGACAACGTGCCCGGGTCGCCCTGGCCGCCTCCCCCGCCGCGACCCGGGGTGGGCACCACCCTCGGGCGCCAGGGCGTGGCCTCGGCCACCGCCGTCCTGCTGGCGATCATCGCCGTCGTCGGGGTCGTGGGCTGGAACCTTGTCACCACCGAGACGACCGTCGGCCTGAACGACCAGGGCCAGGTCGTCGAGCAGACCTCGGTCAGCATCCCGCCGTGGATCTTCGCCGCCCTCTTCGTCGGGCTCGCCCTCGTCATCGCCACCTACTTCAAGCCGGCGTGGGCGCGGGTCACCGCACCGCTCTACGCCGTGGCCGAAGGCCTCCTCATTGGCGCCATCTCCAAGGCCTACGAGGTCCGCTTCGAGGGGATCGTGCTGCAGGCCGTCGGCCTCACCCTCGGCATCTTCGTGATGATGCTGGTGCTCTACGCCACCGGCCGCATCCGGGTCACGCCCCGGTTCCGGCTCGG encodes the following:
- a CDS encoding Bax inhibitor-1/YccA family protein; its protein translation is MSNPLLNPDKFGPAAGPPTAWPGQPGAPVPPAPDNVPGSPWPPPPPRPGVGTTLGRQGVASATAVLLAIIAVVGVVGWNLVTTETTVGLNDQGQVVEQTSVSIPPWIFAALFVGLALVIATYFKPAWARVTAPLYAVAEGLLIGAISKAYEVRFEGIVLQAVGLTLGIFVMMLVLYATGRIRVTPRFRLGIIAATGGILLIYLATFVMRLFGGDMPFIHGTGPVGIGFSLVVVVIAALNLTLDFDFIDRAERAGAPRQLEWFAALGLVVTLVWLYLELLRLLAKLRSR